The following are encoded in a window of Flavobacterium cupriresistens genomic DNA:
- a CDS encoding sensor histidine kinase has translation MIKFLKKYKAFLYGLLIHRIIVVALLYFKLIHIENSEVLTNTLSFIFSWLLISLPIYYFSFLKQNRTTCLKLFALLLLFFIIIINDLNSKIADNPITFVGFVIIGLSFFSILAPLYFKKHALLTIVFYILALGYFYYIRIYAEDTSSYLQQEKEIKIILTIPFFVLTLNWFYQQWKWLKTLESKKSKAELSLLKSQINPHFFFNTLNNLYGLVVEKSDDAPDVVLKLSDIMRYTIYMGKEDFVPLQDEMEYLKSYIDLHKIRYQKKVDIQFNCLQEKKGQVAPLLLIIPLENAFKHGVESLTENAYIHVDLKMTNGTIYFDIENNFERIESNKNRGIGLENLKQRLELLYPYKHKMQIEVKGTIYKLSLIIKTT, from the coding sequence ATGATAAAATTTCTAAAAAAATATAAAGCATTCCTTTATGGATTGTTAATTCATCGAATTATCGTTGTTGCTTTGTTGTATTTTAAACTTATCCATATTGAGAATTCAGAAGTATTGACAAACACATTGAGTTTCATTTTTAGTTGGTTGTTAATCTCACTGCCTATTTATTATTTTTCGTTTCTAAAACAAAATAGAACAACCTGTTTAAAGCTGTTCGCATTGCTTCTTCTTTTTTTCATTATCATAATCAATGACCTGAATTCCAAAATAGCCGATAACCCAATTACTTTTGTTGGATTCGTAATCATAGGGCTGAGTTTTTTTTCGATACTGGCGCCGCTATATTTTAAAAAACATGCCCTACTTACCATCGTATTCTATATTTTGGCTTTAGGTTATTTCTATTATATAAGAATTTATGCCGAGGACACAAGCAGCTACCTGCAACAAGAAAAAGAAATTAAAATTATCTTAACCATTCCCTTTTTTGTGTTGACTTTAAATTGGTTCTATCAGCAATGGAAATGGCTAAAAACCTTGGAATCAAAGAAATCTAAAGCCGAATTATCGCTATTAAAAAGCCAGATTAATCCACACTTCTTTTTCAATACTTTAAATAATTTATATGGTTTAGTTGTCGAAAAATCAGATGATGCGCCAGATGTTGTTTTAAAATTATCCGACATAATGCGCTATACCATTTATATGGGGAAGGAAGATTTTGTGCCACTACAGGACGAAATGGAATATTTAAAAAGTTATATTGATTTACATAAAATACGATATCAAAAAAAAGTTGACATTCAATTTAATTGTTTGCAAGAAAAAAAGGGTCAAGTTGCTCCATTACTGTTGATCATTCCTTTGGAAAATGCATTTAAACATGGTGTAGAAAGCTTAACAGAAAATGCCTATATTCATGTTGATTTAAAAATGACCAACGGTACTATTTATTTTGACATCGAAAATAATTTTGAAAGAATAGAATCTAATAAAAATAGGGGCATTGGATTAGAAAATTTAAAACAACGTTTAGAATTGTTGTATCCGTACAAACACAAAATGCAAATTGAAGTTAAAGGCACGATTTACAAACTATCTCTAATAATAAAAACGACATGA
- a CDS encoding Zn-dependent protease, whose protein sequence is MNKIVLLFCFFSLLSCEKTKTEKHPKIIVLQPLGNFQVGSANEVLEKIRKINPNVVLRKSIDFPSGSYYQPRNRFRADSIIKNLKTKVGKDSVIVGLSHKDISTTKDNHQDWGVMGLGYHPGSACVVSDFRLSDKNKKEQFYKVVLHELGHTEGLPHCKTKTCLMRDAEGGNPIDQEKDFCKNCRAFLKAKNWDLR, encoded by the coding sequence ATGAATAAAATAGTGTTATTATTTTGCTTTTTTTCTCTCCTTTCGTGTGAAAAGACAAAGACAGAAAAACATCCAAAAATTATTGTTTTACAGCCTTTAGGAAACTTCCAAGTAGGTTCGGCCAATGAGGTACTAGAAAAAATCAGAAAAATCAATCCAAACGTGGTACTTAGAAAATCGATAGACTTTCCTTCAGGTTCTTATTACCAGCCCAGAAACAGATTTCGTGCCGACAGTATTATTAAAAATTTAAAGACAAAAGTTGGCAAAGATTCCGTTATTGTCGGACTCTCACATAAAGACATCAGTACAACAAAAGACAACCATCAGGATTGGGGTGTTATGGGATTAGGTTATCATCCCGGAAGTGCTTGCGTTGTTTCCGATTTCAGATTATCGGATAAAAATAAAAAAGAACAATTCTATAAAGTAGTTTTGCACGAGTTAGGTCATACTGAAGGTTTACCACATTGTAAAACCAAAACTTGCCTCATGAGAGACGCCGAGGGAGGAAATCCAATCGATCAGGAAAAAGACTTTTGTAAAAACTGCCGTGCTTTTCTAAAAGCTAAAAACTGGGATTTGCGATAA
- a CDS encoding ISAon1 family transposase, giving the protein MSHAKKWLLFPQNIGKRLSIDETSLSNGELYTILTNKSGKGRKGTIIAMIAGTKAETVIGVIEKIALKQRNVVKEITLDMAGNMGLIAKRCFPNATRVTDRFHVQKLASEALQEIRIKHRWEAIDQENDAIEKAKKLKVNFEATILSNGDTLKQLLARSRYFLYKTKSKWTQNQTERAVLLFELYPHIQKGYSGSSPKVVGK; this is encoded by the coding sequence ATATCACACGCTAAAAAGTGGCTTCTCTTTCCACAAAATATTGGAAAGCGTTTATCCATAGATGAAACCTCTCTCTCCAATGGTGAGCTCTATACTATTTTAACCAACAAATCCGGTAAAGGTAGAAAAGGCACGATAATAGCAATGATTGCAGGAACTAAAGCAGAAACAGTTATTGGTGTTATTGAAAAAATCGCTCTTAAACAGCGAAATGTAGTCAAGGAAATCACTCTGGATATGGCTGGTAATATGGGATTAATTGCTAAAAGATGTTTTCCTAATGCTACTCGCGTTACAGACCGATTCCACGTTCAAAAATTAGCGTCAGAAGCTTTACAAGAAATCAGGATTAAACATCGTTGGGAAGCCATCGATCAGGAAAATGATGCTATTGAAAAAGCCAAAAAGTTAAAAGTAAATTTCGAAGCTACAATACTTTCAAATGGAGATACCCTTAAACAATTACTAGCCAGAAGCCGCTATTTCTTGTACAAAACCAAATCGAAATGGACTCAAAATCAAACAGAACGTGCTGTATTACTATTTGAATTATATCCTCATATTCAAAAAGGATATAGTGGATCAAGTCCGAAAGTTGTGGGGAAGTAA
- a CDS encoding S41 family peptidase produces the protein MKNYSKIVLLILSFAMTQNSIAQDLKNGLNTKQKDAILSGIKTNIKESYVDLELSKKMIIELDKNSKSNKYKEITSPAEFSKVVTRDLQSVSNDLHLLVRFEPQRSAQNKPEITEEEQQKREKMIAQKMAETNYGFKDAKILEGNIGYLNLLQFADIKYAEETATATMNFLSNTNAIIIDLRNNGGGVPSMMQLLASYFFDETPVLLSDFYERKTNTKTQLYTFATVKGKRSVNKPVYILTSVHTFSAAEAFTYTLKHLGKATVVGEITEGGANRAKRINLSDGFTISVPYIKAIHPVTKTNWEGKGVQPDIKTMEKDAFVYAYIDAVNKTVAGSKNGILNKIGYALLSEKSFDDAIIVFQENTKLFPTNENTWDSLGEAYSINKDKENALKSYKKALELNPNLESAKEMVQKLEAIK, from the coding sequence ATGAAAAATTATTCTAAAATCGTGTTATTAATTCTATCATTTGCAATGACGCAAAATAGCATTGCACAAGACCTTAAAAATGGGCTAAACACAAAACAGAAAGATGCTATTCTATCAGGGATAAAAACCAATATAAAGGAATCCTATGTTGATTTAGAATTATCAAAAAAAATGATAATTGAATTGGATAAAAATTCAAAATCTAACAAGTACAAGGAGATTACAAGTCCTGCTGAATTTTCTAAAGTAGTTACAAGAGATTTGCAAAGTGTCAGTAATGATTTGCATCTTCTGGTTCGGTTTGAACCACAGCGTAGTGCTCAGAATAAGCCGGAGATTACAGAGGAAGAGCAACAAAAAAGAGAAAAAATGATAGCCCAGAAAATGGCAGAAACTAATTATGGTTTTAAGGATGCCAAAATACTCGAAGGAAATATTGGTTATTTAAATTTACTTCAGTTTGCAGATATAAAATACGCAGAAGAAACGGCTACTGCGACAATGAATTTTTTAAGTAATACCAATGCGATTATTATTGATTTGAGAAATAACGGCGGTGGTGTTCCCAGTATGATGCAATTGTTAGCGAGTTATTTTTTTGACGAAACTCCGGTTTTATTGAGCGATTTCTACGAACGCAAGACCAATACCAAAACGCAATTGTATACGTTTGCAACCGTTAAAGGAAAACGAAGTGTAAACAAACCGGTTTATATTCTAACAAGCGTACATACATTTTCTGCTGCCGAGGCCTTTACTTATACGCTAAAACATTTAGGTAAAGCCACTGTTGTTGGTGAAATCACAGAAGGCGGTGCCAATCGTGCCAAAAGAATTAACTTAAGTGATGGGTTTACGATTTCTGTTCCCTACATCAAAGCAATTCACCCGGTAACAAAAACGAACTGGGAGGGGAAAGGTGTGCAACCCGATATTAAAACAATGGAAAAAGATGCTTTTGTATATGCTTACATCGATGCGGTCAATAAAACTGTTGCAGGAAGTAAAAATGGTATTTTAAATAAAATTGGTTATGCTCTTTTAAGCGAAAAATCTTTTGATGATGCTATAATTGTATTTCAGGAAAACACAAAGTTATTTCCAACAAATGAAAATACCTGGGACAGCTTAGGCGAAGCGTATTCTATAAATAAGGATAAAGAAAATGCGTTAAAATCGTATAAAAAAGCGCTGGAATTAAACCCAAATTTAGAATCGGCAAAAGAAATGGTTCAAAAATTAGAAGCTATTAAGTAA
- a CDS encoding VOC family protein, translating to METKMIWANLASDNLKVTYEFYIKLGFESNNKHSSDENASFNFGKNKFIINFFKKSKLETDINGAIGNWKTQSEVIFSLSANTKEEVDQWAEKVRKAGGTIFSEPQNYEQGYTFCFSDPDGHKFNVLYWPGM from the coding sequence ATGGAAACTAAAATGATATGGGCAAATTTAGCCTCAGACAATTTAAAAGTAACATATGAGTTCTATATCAAACTAGGATTTGAATCAAACAATAAACATAGTTCCGATGAAAATGCAAGTTTCAACTTCGGCAAAAACAAATTCATCATTAATTTCTTCAAAAAATCAAAACTAGAAACGGATATAAATGGAGCAATCGGAAATTGGAAAACCCAAAGTGAAGTTATATTTTCGCTTTCTGCTAACACCAAAGAAGAAGTAGACCAATGGGCTGAAAAAGTTCGAAAAGCCGGCGGAACAATTTTCTCAGAACCACAAAACTACGAACAAGGTTATACCTTCTGCTTTTCAGATCCGGATGGTCATAAGTTTAATGTTTTATATTGGCCGGGCATGTAA
- a CDS encoding LytR/AlgR family response regulator transcription factor has translation MIHYLIIDDEPIAHRIIENFCNNLPHLEKVGNCYNTFEAMPFLNQNTVDLLFLDINMPKLSGFDFLKTLVNPPKIIVTTAYKEFALEGYELNISDYLLKPFSFERFVKAINKTINTIEDKNTKSALSVPETKSDTVSGFFIKGNKKHHQIHFEDILFIEAYGHYSKIYLKEEMIISPQKISTLEELLVGFNFIRTHKSFIVAKNKIKQIEGNRILINQYKIPIGQTYKATINTFF, from the coding sequence ATGATTCATTATTTAATTATAGATGACGAACCTATAGCGCATCGTATTATTGAAAACTTTTGCAACAATTTACCGCATTTGGAAAAAGTAGGGAATTGTTATAATACCTTTGAAGCCATGCCGTTTTTAAATCAAAATACGGTCGACTTACTCTTTTTGGATATAAACATGCCCAAATTATCCGGTTTTGATTTTTTGAAAACACTGGTTAATCCACCAAAAATAATAGTTACCACTGCTTACAAAGAATTTGCTCTAGAAGGTTACGAACTTAACATTTCTGATTATTTATTAAAGCCATTTAGCTTTGAACGTTTCGTAAAAGCTATTAATAAAACAATTAATACTATAGAAGACAAGAATACTAAATCCGCACTATCCGTACCCGAAACGAAGTCCGATACTGTATCCGGTTTTTTCATAAAAGGCAATAAAAAACATCACCAAATTCATTTTGAAGATATACTATTTATTGAAGCGTACGGACATTATTCTAAAATCTATCTAAAGGAAGAGATGATTATAAGTCCTCAAAAAATATCCACTCTGGAAGAACTTCTTGTCGGATTCAACTTTATTCGAACCCATAAATCTTTTATTGTTGCTAAAAACAAAATCAAACAAATTGAAGGAAACCGAATTTTAATTAATCAATACAAAATCCCCATTGGACAAACTTACAAGGCAACTATCAATACGTTTTTCTAA
- a CDS encoding ISAon1 family transposase N-terminal region protein has product MQDSFIDILKLLLPEIIVDYFELTSYKKGDEILHLYLKEINSTPKEYRESKLSSKGFFEEITVQDFPIRGHQVYLHITRRRWLNEDSGKIVFRDWNLVADGTRVTQEFASFLKEINRFQSK; this is encoded by the coding sequence ATGCAAGATTCTTTTATCGACATTCTTAAGTTGTTATTGCCTGAGATAATAGTAGACTATTTTGAACTTACTTCTTATAAAAAGGGAGATGAAATACTTCACTTGTATTTAAAAGAGATTAATTCGACACCAAAAGAATACAGAGAGTCAAAATTAAGTTCAAAAGGATTCTTCGAAGAGATAACAGTGCAGGATTTCCCTATCCGTGGACATCAAGTATATCTTCATATAACCCGCAGAAGATGGCTAAATGAAGATAGTGGAAAGATCGTTTTCAGAGATTGGAATTTAGTAGCAGACGGAACTCGTGTAACACAGGAGTTTGCGTCTTTTTTAAAAGAGATCAATAGATTCCAGTCCAAATGA